A window of the Vigna angularis cultivar LongXiaoDou No.4 chromosome 3, ASM1680809v1, whole genome shotgun sequence genome harbors these coding sequences:
- the LOC108326350 gene encoding histone-lysine N-methyltransferase ASHH1 isoform X3 — protein MRRHKKQKEEDIAICECKYDADDTDSACGDSCLNVLTSTECTLGYCPCDILCKNQKFQKCEYAKTKLFKTEGRGWGLLADEDLKAGQFVIEYCGEVISWKEAKRRSQAYEDQGLKDAFIICLNASESIDATRKGSLARFINHSCQPNCETRKWNVLGEIRVGIFAKHDIPIGTELAYDYNFEWFGGAKVRCLCGALKCSGFLGAKSRGFQEDTYLWEDDDDRYSVEKIPVYDSAEDEPVSNVNGRTESSLDVMLKAEQLSESTGFNVQSLDSVQMKDLDVKKIKTEVADEDMHLYTHDTEQTLSQKNAMISRIRGNAAGRNYHIGPRSISTKRSRAYNGGRFKNLVEKKIDAKFAAGLLASKEAQEEILNSEKRKDDATSTLDSLYDEIRPAIEEHERDSQDSVSTTVAEKWIQACCLKLKAEFDLYSSIVKNVACTAQRAPGQAKPTEVDNENEIKFLTG, from the exons ATGCGAAG GCACAAAAAACAGAAGGAGGAGGATATTGCTATATGTGAATGCAAATATGATGCTGATGACACTGACAGTGCATGCGGGGATAGCTGCTTGAATGTTTTAACCAGCACAGAATGCACCCTTGGTTATTGCCCTTGTGATATCTTGTGCAAAAATCAG AAATTTCAGAAGTGTGAATATGCTAAAACAAAGTTGTTTAAAACTGAAGGCCGTGGATGGGGTCTTTTGGCTGATGAGGATCTTAAG GCAGGACAATTTGTCATCGAATACTGTGGAGAAGTTATATCATGGAAGGAAGCCAAACGTAGATCTCAGGCTTATGAAGATCAAG GCCTTAAAGACGCATTTATCATTTGCCTTAATGCATCTGAATCTATTGATGCAACCAGGAAAGGAAGCCTTGCTAGATTTATAAATCATTCCTG TCAACCGAATTGTGAGACGAGAAAATGGAATGTGTTGGGGGAAATAAGAGTTGGAATATTTGCAAAACATGATATTCCTATTGGAACTGAATTAgcttatgattataattttgaatgGTTTGGAGGTGCAAAGGTTCGTTGCCTATGTGGTGCACTCAAATGTTCAGGGTTCCTTGGAGCAAAATCTCGTGGTTTTCAG GAGGATACTTATCTAtgggaagatgatgatgatag GTACTCTGTTGAGAAAATTCCTGTATATGATTCTGCAGAGGATGAACCAGTGTCAAATGTTAATGGACGAACTGAATCCTCTTTAGATGTGATGCTTAAAGCTGAGCAACTATCTGAGTCCACTGGTTTCAATGTTCAGTCCCTTGATTCAGTTCAGATGAAAGATTTAGATGTCAAAAAGATTAAGACTGAAGTAGCAGATGAGGATATGCACTTGTACACCCACGATACTGAACAGACGCTTTCACAAAAGAATGCAATGATATCACGAATCCGAGGTAATGCTGCAGGCAGAAACTATCACATTGGACCTAGGTCCATTTCTACCAAAAGATCAAGGGCATATAATGGTGGAAGGTTTAAAAATCTCGTAGAGAAGAAAATTGATGCCAAGTTTGCTGCTGGCCTCCTAGCATCCAAGGAAGCACAAGAGGAGATTTTAAATTCTGAG AAAAGAAAGGATGATGCTACATCTACTCTTGATTCCTTATACGATGAAATACGGCCTGCTATTGAGGAACACGAGAGGGATAGCCAAGACAGTGTATCCACCACTGTCGCAGAGAAGTGGATACAGGCTTGCTGCCTAAAATTGAAGGCTGAGTTTGATCTCTACTCGTCAATTGTGAAAAATGTTGCTTGCACTGCGCAAAGGGCACCTGGACAAGCAAAACCTACTGAAGTAGATAATGAAAACGAAATTAAGTTCTTGACAGGTTGA
- the LOC108326350 gene encoding histone-lysine N-methyltransferase ASHH1 isoform X2 encodes MDPFTEELPQYIHINQNEFFMRRHKKQKEEDIAICECKYDADDTDSACGDSCLNVLTSTECTLGYCPCDILCKNQKFQKCEYAKTKLFKTEGRGWGLLADEDLKAGQFVIEYCGEVISWKEAKRRSQAYEDQGLKDAFIICLNASESIDATRKGSLARFINHSCQPNCETRKWNVLGEIRVGIFAKHDIPIGTELAYDYNFEWFGGAKVRCLCGALKCSGFLGAKSRGFQEDTYLWEDDDDRYSVEKIPVYDSAEDEPVSNVNGRTESSLDVMLKAEQLSESTGFNVQSLDSVQMKDLDVKKIKTEVADEDMHLYTHDTEQTLSQKNAMISRIRGNAAGRNYHIGPRSISTKRSRAYNGGRFKNLVEKKIDAKFAAGLLASKEAQEEILNSEKRKDDATSTLDSLYDEIRPAIEEHERDSQDSVSTTVAEKWIQACCLKLKAEFDLYSSIVKNVACTAQRAPGQAKPTEVDNENEIKFLTG; translated from the exons ATg GATCCTTTTACTGAAGAGTTGCCTCAGTACATACATATAAATCAGAATGAGTTTTTCATGCGAAG GCACAAAAAACAGAAGGAGGAGGATATTGCTATATGTGAATGCAAATATGATGCTGATGACACTGACAGTGCATGCGGGGATAGCTGCTTGAATGTTTTAACCAGCACAGAATGCACCCTTGGTTATTGCCCTTGTGATATCTTGTGCAAAAATCAG AAATTTCAGAAGTGTGAATATGCTAAAACAAAGTTGTTTAAAACTGAAGGCCGTGGATGGGGTCTTTTGGCTGATGAGGATCTTAAG GCAGGACAATTTGTCATCGAATACTGTGGAGAAGTTATATCATGGAAGGAAGCCAAACGTAGATCTCAGGCTTATGAAGATCAAG GCCTTAAAGACGCATTTATCATTTGCCTTAATGCATCTGAATCTATTGATGCAACCAGGAAAGGAAGCCTTGCTAGATTTATAAATCATTCCTG TCAACCGAATTGTGAGACGAGAAAATGGAATGTGTTGGGGGAAATAAGAGTTGGAATATTTGCAAAACATGATATTCCTATTGGAACTGAATTAgcttatgattataattttgaatgGTTTGGAGGTGCAAAGGTTCGTTGCCTATGTGGTGCACTCAAATGTTCAGGGTTCCTTGGAGCAAAATCTCGTGGTTTTCAG GAGGATACTTATCTAtgggaagatgatgatgatag GTACTCTGTTGAGAAAATTCCTGTATATGATTCTGCAGAGGATGAACCAGTGTCAAATGTTAATGGACGAACTGAATCCTCTTTAGATGTGATGCTTAAAGCTGAGCAACTATCTGAGTCCACTGGTTTCAATGTTCAGTCCCTTGATTCAGTTCAGATGAAAGATTTAGATGTCAAAAAGATTAAGACTGAAGTAGCAGATGAGGATATGCACTTGTACACCCACGATACTGAACAGACGCTTTCACAAAAGAATGCAATGATATCACGAATCCGAGGTAATGCTGCAGGCAGAAACTATCACATTGGACCTAGGTCCATTTCTACCAAAAGATCAAGGGCATATAATGGTGGAAGGTTTAAAAATCTCGTAGAGAAGAAAATTGATGCCAAGTTTGCTGCTGGCCTCCTAGCATCCAAGGAAGCACAAGAGGAGATTTTAAATTCTGAG AAAAGAAAGGATGATGCTACATCTACTCTTGATTCCTTATACGATGAAATACGGCCTGCTATTGAGGAACACGAGAGGGATAGCCAAGACAGTGTATCCACCACTGTCGCAGAGAAGTGGATACAGGCTTGCTGCCTAAAATTGAAGGCTGAGTTTGATCTCTACTCGTCAATTGTGAAAAATGTTGCTTGCACTGCGCAAAGGGCACCTGGACAAGCAAAACCTACTGAAGTAGATAATGAAAACGAAATTAAGTTCTTGACAGGTTGA
- the LOC108326350 gene encoding histone-lysine N-methyltransferase ASHH1 isoform X1, whose translation MSINKDIVTLKDPFTEELPQYIHINQNEFFMRRHKKQKEEDIAICECKYDADDTDSACGDSCLNVLTSTECTLGYCPCDILCKNQKFQKCEYAKTKLFKTEGRGWGLLADEDLKAGQFVIEYCGEVISWKEAKRRSQAYEDQGLKDAFIICLNASESIDATRKGSLARFINHSCQPNCETRKWNVLGEIRVGIFAKHDIPIGTELAYDYNFEWFGGAKVRCLCGALKCSGFLGAKSRGFQEDTYLWEDDDDRYSVEKIPVYDSAEDEPVSNVNGRTESSLDVMLKAEQLSESTGFNVQSLDSVQMKDLDVKKIKTEVADEDMHLYTHDTEQTLSQKNAMISRIRGNAAGRNYHIGPRSISTKRSRAYNGGRFKNLVEKKIDAKFAAGLLASKEAQEEILNSEKRKDDATSTLDSLYDEIRPAIEEHERDSQDSVSTTVAEKWIQACCLKLKAEFDLYSSIVKNVACTAQRAPGQAKPTEVDNENEIKFLTG comes from the exons ATg TCAATTAATAAGGACATTGTTACTTTGAAGGATCCTTTTACTGAAGAGTTGCCTCAGTACATACATATAAATCAGAATGAGTTTTTCATGCGAAG GCACAAAAAACAGAAGGAGGAGGATATTGCTATATGTGAATGCAAATATGATGCTGATGACACTGACAGTGCATGCGGGGATAGCTGCTTGAATGTTTTAACCAGCACAGAATGCACCCTTGGTTATTGCCCTTGTGATATCTTGTGCAAAAATCAG AAATTTCAGAAGTGTGAATATGCTAAAACAAAGTTGTTTAAAACTGAAGGCCGTGGATGGGGTCTTTTGGCTGATGAGGATCTTAAG GCAGGACAATTTGTCATCGAATACTGTGGAGAAGTTATATCATGGAAGGAAGCCAAACGTAGATCTCAGGCTTATGAAGATCAAG GCCTTAAAGACGCATTTATCATTTGCCTTAATGCATCTGAATCTATTGATGCAACCAGGAAAGGAAGCCTTGCTAGATTTATAAATCATTCCTG TCAACCGAATTGTGAGACGAGAAAATGGAATGTGTTGGGGGAAATAAGAGTTGGAATATTTGCAAAACATGATATTCCTATTGGAACTGAATTAgcttatgattataattttgaatgGTTTGGAGGTGCAAAGGTTCGTTGCCTATGTGGTGCACTCAAATGTTCAGGGTTCCTTGGAGCAAAATCTCGTGGTTTTCAG GAGGATACTTATCTAtgggaagatgatgatgatag GTACTCTGTTGAGAAAATTCCTGTATATGATTCTGCAGAGGATGAACCAGTGTCAAATGTTAATGGACGAACTGAATCCTCTTTAGATGTGATGCTTAAAGCTGAGCAACTATCTGAGTCCACTGGTTTCAATGTTCAGTCCCTTGATTCAGTTCAGATGAAAGATTTAGATGTCAAAAAGATTAAGACTGAAGTAGCAGATGAGGATATGCACTTGTACACCCACGATACTGAACAGACGCTTTCACAAAAGAATGCAATGATATCACGAATCCGAGGTAATGCTGCAGGCAGAAACTATCACATTGGACCTAGGTCCATTTCTACCAAAAGATCAAGGGCATATAATGGTGGAAGGTTTAAAAATCTCGTAGAGAAGAAAATTGATGCCAAGTTTGCTGCTGGCCTCCTAGCATCCAAGGAAGCACAAGAGGAGATTTTAAATTCTGAG AAAAGAAAGGATGATGCTACATCTACTCTTGATTCCTTATACGATGAAATACGGCCTGCTATTGAGGAACACGAGAGGGATAGCCAAGACAGTGTATCCACCACTGTCGCAGAGAAGTGGATACAGGCTTGCTGCCTAAAATTGAAGGCTGAGTTTGATCTCTACTCGTCAATTGTGAAAAATGTTGCTTGCACTGCGCAAAGGGCACCTGGACAAGCAAAACCTACTGAAGTAGATAATGAAAACGAAATTAAGTTCTTGACAGGTTGA
- the LOC108326350 gene encoding histone-lysine N-methyltransferase ASHH1 isoform X4, translating to MSINKDIVTLKDPFTEELPQYIHINQNEFFMRRHKKQKEEDIAICECKYDADDTDSACGDSCLNVLTSTECTLGYCPCDILCKNQKFQKCEYAKTKLFKTEGRGWGLLADEDLKAGQFVIEYCGEVISWKEAKRRSQAYEDQGLKDAFIICLNASESIDATRKGSLARFINHSCQPNCETRKWNVLGEIRVGIFAKHDIPIGTELAYDYNFEWFGGAKVRCLCGALKCSGFLGAKSRGFQEDTYLWEDDDDRYSVEKIPVYDSAEDEPVSNVNGRTESSLDVMLKAEQLSESTGFNVQSLDSVQMKDLDVKKIKTEVADEDMHLYTHDTEQTLSQKNAMISRIRGNAAGRNYHIGPRSISTKRSRAYNGGRFKNLVEKKIDAKFAAGLLASKEAQEEILNSEVSPCRKERMMLHLLLIPYTMKYGLLLRNTRGIAKTVYPPLSQRSGYRLAA from the exons ATg TCAATTAATAAGGACATTGTTACTTTGAAGGATCCTTTTACTGAAGAGTTGCCTCAGTACATACATATAAATCAGAATGAGTTTTTCATGCGAAG GCACAAAAAACAGAAGGAGGAGGATATTGCTATATGTGAATGCAAATATGATGCTGATGACACTGACAGTGCATGCGGGGATAGCTGCTTGAATGTTTTAACCAGCACAGAATGCACCCTTGGTTATTGCCCTTGTGATATCTTGTGCAAAAATCAG AAATTTCAGAAGTGTGAATATGCTAAAACAAAGTTGTTTAAAACTGAAGGCCGTGGATGGGGTCTTTTGGCTGATGAGGATCTTAAG GCAGGACAATTTGTCATCGAATACTGTGGAGAAGTTATATCATGGAAGGAAGCCAAACGTAGATCTCAGGCTTATGAAGATCAAG GCCTTAAAGACGCATTTATCATTTGCCTTAATGCATCTGAATCTATTGATGCAACCAGGAAAGGAAGCCTTGCTAGATTTATAAATCATTCCTG TCAACCGAATTGTGAGACGAGAAAATGGAATGTGTTGGGGGAAATAAGAGTTGGAATATTTGCAAAACATGATATTCCTATTGGAACTGAATTAgcttatgattataattttgaatgGTTTGGAGGTGCAAAGGTTCGTTGCCTATGTGGTGCACTCAAATGTTCAGGGTTCCTTGGAGCAAAATCTCGTGGTTTTCAG GAGGATACTTATCTAtgggaagatgatgatgatag GTACTCTGTTGAGAAAATTCCTGTATATGATTCTGCAGAGGATGAACCAGTGTCAAATGTTAATGGACGAACTGAATCCTCTTTAGATGTGATGCTTAAAGCTGAGCAACTATCTGAGTCCACTGGTTTCAATGTTCAGTCCCTTGATTCAGTTCAGATGAAAGATTTAGATGTCAAAAAGATTAAGACTGAAGTAGCAGATGAGGATATGCACTTGTACACCCACGATACTGAACAGACGCTTTCACAAAAGAATGCAATGATATCACGAATCCGAGGTAATGCTGCAGGCAGAAACTATCACATTGGACCTAGGTCCATTTCTACCAAAAGATCAAGGGCATATAATGGTGGAAGGTTTAAAAATCTCGTAGAGAAGAAAATTGATGCCAAGTTTGCTGCTGGCCTCCTAGCATCCAAGGAAGCACAAGAGGAGATTTTAAATTCTGAG GTGTCTCCATGCAGAAAAGAAAGGATGATGCTACATCTACTCTTGATTCCTTATACGATGAAATACGGCCTGCTATTGAGGAACACGAGAGGGATAGCCAAGACAGTGTATCCACCACTGTCGCAGAGAAGTGGATACAGGCTTGCTGCCTAA